One part of the Streptomyces lienomycini genome encodes these proteins:
- a CDS encoding DUF397 domain-containing protein, producing MRSRTALSNVEWRKSSYSGSNGGECVEVAENCPTGTVPVRDSKNPAGPVVTLGPHAWQAFVDGLR from the coding sequence ATGCGGTCCCGCACAGCACTGAGCAATGTTGAGTGGCGCAAGTCCAGTTACAGCGGAAGCAACGGCGGCGAATGCGTCGAGGTCGCCGAGAACTGCCCTACCGGCACCGTCCCCGTGCGCGACAGCAAGAACCCGGCCGGTCCGGTCGTCACCCTCGGCCCACACGCTTGGCAGGCGTTCGTCGACGGCCTGCGGTAG
- a CDS encoding MFS transporter: MDKTGPGDGTPAGSTPATGWRGHPWVTLVTVAVGVMMVALDGTIVAIANPAIGKDLGASWSELQWITNAYFLALAVSLITAGKLGDRFGHRQTFLIGVAGFAASSGAIGLSDSIAMVIVFRVFQGLFGALLMPAALGLLRATFPAEKLNMAIGIWGMVIGASTAGGPILGGVLVEHVSWQSVFFINVPVGILAVVLGVLILLDHRAENAPRSFDLLGIFLLSASMFCLVWALIKAPEWGWGSGQTWLFIGVAVVGFVAFSFWETKVREPLIPLAMFRSVPLSAGVVLMVLMAIAFMGGLFFVTFYLQNVHGMSPIDAGLHLLPLTAMMIVASPLAGAMITKFGPRVPLAGGMVCTAVAMYGMSTLETDTGSLAMSVWFALLGLGLAPVMVGATEVIVGNAPMELSGVAGGLQQAAMQIGGSLGTAVLGAVMASKVDSDLAGNWADAGLPELTPAQEELTGQAVQQGIAPVPEGTPAEVAGKIADVAHDTFISGMSLASLVAAGVAVVAVFVAFLTKRGANADAGAGVGHI, translated from the coding sequence ATGGACAAGACGGGACCGGGTGACGGCACCCCGGCGGGTTCGACGCCCGCCACGGGATGGCGGGGCCATCCGTGGGTCACCCTCGTCACCGTCGCGGTCGGGGTCATGATGGTGGCCCTGGACGGCACCATCGTGGCGATCGCCAACCCGGCCATCGGCAAGGACCTCGGCGCCAGTTGGTCCGAGCTGCAGTGGATCACCAACGCCTACTTCCTCGCGCTCGCGGTCTCCCTGATCACCGCGGGCAAGCTCGGTGACCGCTTCGGCCACCGGCAGACCTTCCTCATCGGCGTGGCGGGCTTCGCCGCCTCCTCCGGTGCCATCGGACTGTCCGACAGCATCGCGATGGTCATCGTCTTCCGGGTCTTCCAGGGCCTGTTCGGCGCCCTGCTGATGCCGGCCGCGCTCGGCCTGCTGCGGGCCACCTTCCCGGCCGAGAAGCTCAACATGGCCATCGGCATCTGGGGCATGGTCATCGGCGCCTCCACCGCGGGCGGCCCGATCCTGGGAGGCGTGCTGGTCGAGCACGTCAGCTGGCAGTCGGTGTTCTTCATCAACGTGCCCGTCGGCATCCTCGCCGTGGTGCTCGGCGTGCTGATCCTGCTGGACCACCGGGCCGAGAACGCCCCCCGCTCCTTCGACCTCCTCGGCATCTTCCTGCTGTCGGCCTCGATGTTCTGCCTCGTCTGGGCGCTCATCAAGGCGCCGGAGTGGGGCTGGGGATCCGGTCAGACCTGGTTGTTCATCGGTGTGGCGGTCGTCGGCTTCGTCGCGTTCTCCTTCTGGGAGACCAAGGTGCGGGAGCCGCTGATCCCGCTGGCGATGTTCAGGTCGGTGCCGCTGTCGGCGGGCGTCGTGCTGATGGTCCTGATGGCCATCGCCTTCATGGGCGGCCTGTTCTTCGTCACCTTCTACCTGCAGAACGTGCACGGCATGAGCCCGATCGACGCCGGCCTGCACCTGCTGCCGCTCACCGCCATGATGATCGTCGCCTCGCCGCTGGCAGGCGCGATGATCACCAAGTTCGGTCCGCGCGTCCCGCTCGCGGGAGGCATGGTGTGCACCGCGGTCGCCATGTACGGCATGTCCACCCTGGAGACGGACACCGGCAGCCTGGCGATGTCGGTCTGGTTCGCGCTGCTCGGTCTCGGTCTCGCGCCGGTCATGGTGGGGGCCACCGAGGTCATCGTGGGCAACGCGCCGATGGAGCTGTCGGGTGTCGCGGGCGGCCTCCAGCAGGCGGCGATGCAGATCGGCGGCAGCCTGGGCACGGCGGTGCTGGGCGCCGTGATGGCCTCCAAGGTCGACAGCGACCTGGCGGGCAACTGGGCCGACGCGGGACTGCCCGAGCTCACGCCGGCCCAGGAGGAGCTGACCGGCCAGGCCGTGCAGCAGGGCATCGCGCCGGTGCCCGAGGGCACCCCGGCCGAGGTCGCCGGGAAGATCGCGGACGTCGCACACGACACCTTCATCTCCGGCATGAGCCTGGCCTCGCTCGTCGCGGCCGGTGTCGCGGTGGTGGCGGTGTTCGTCGCCTTCCTCACCAAGCGCGGTGCGAACGCCGACGCGGGCGCCGGCGTCGGTCACATCTGA
- a CDS encoding small hydrophobic protein yields MMTSFGQGSRGNPRSRGRTWSRTGPDRATLAVVGVVCAVAGFFALGIVLGPAAILCGWLAMGRSWAGSHPVPAVVAVALGAVDTLLALVGLVGATTPGYGMF; encoded by the coding sequence ATGATGACGAGCTTCGGACAGGGATCGCGCGGAAACCCCCGCTCACGTGGCCGGACGTGGTCACGGACCGGGCCGGACCGCGCGACACTCGCGGTCGTCGGAGTCGTCTGCGCGGTCGCCGGTTTCTTCGCGCTGGGCATCGTGCTCGGCCCCGCGGCGATCCTCTGCGGCTGGCTCGCGATGGGCCGCAGCTGGGCGGGTTCCCACCCGGTACCGGCCGTGGTCGCCGTGGCTCTGGGAGCCGTCGACACGCTCCTGGCACTCGTCGGGCTCGTCGGAGCGACGACTCCGGGCTACGGCATGTTCTAG
- a CDS encoding MerR family transcriptional regulator — MTVMQTTAGTLGPNATTNATRTDVCSAPPRRHPCPDGQDRYTISEVVAFTGLTAHTLRWYERIGLMSHIDRSHTGQRRYSNRDLDWLDFVGKLRMTGMPVADMVRYAAMVREGESTYLDRRELLESTRRDVLTRIAELQDTVAVLDRKISFYGDAGRAREGERNR; from the coding sequence ATGACGGTGATGCAGACCACGGCCGGGACCCTCGGCCCGAACGCCACCACGAACGCCACCAGGACGGACGTCTGCTCGGCCCCGCCCCGGCGCCACCCGTGCCCCGACGGCCAGGACCGCTACACGATCAGCGAGGTCGTCGCCTTCACCGGACTGACGGCCCACACGCTGCGCTGGTACGAGCGGATCGGCCTGATGTCCCACATCGACCGCTCGCACACGGGGCAGCGCCGCTACAGCAACCGCGACCTGGACTGGCTCGACTTCGTCGGCAAGCTGCGGATGACCGGCATGCCCGTCGCCGACATGGTGCGCTACGCCGCGATGGTGCGCGAGGGCGAGAGCACGTACCTCGACCGGCGGGAACTGCTGGAGTCCACCCGCCGCGACGTGCTGACCCGGATCGCCGAACTCCAGGACACCGTCGCCGTACTCGACCGCAAGATCAGTTTCTACGGGGACGCCGGACGTGCCCGTGAAGGGGAGAGGAACCGATGA
- a CDS encoding TetR family transcriptional regulator: MKVVGASATVETPPSAPRPGLRELKKQRTRDLLLRSALELFTAHGYEETTVDDIAEAADVSQRTFFRYFASKEDAAFFVSRLAESHFVDTVRARPPEEAPLDALRLALSESWNTIGGAVEQLIPLELHMRFYRVIESTPALLAAHLRRATELEEEIARVVADREGLDVDADPRPRVVVAVFGAVMRVTERIWSARDDAGLAALRDLTASYLDQVAPALTGDWHET, from the coding sequence TTGAAGGTGGTCGGCGCGTCGGCGACGGTGGAGACCCCACCGTCGGCCCCCCGTCCGGGCCTGCGCGAACTCAAGAAGCAGCGCACCCGGGACCTGCTGCTGCGCTCCGCCCTCGAACTGTTCACCGCGCACGGTTACGAGGAGACGACCGTCGACGACATCGCCGAGGCCGCCGACGTCTCGCAGCGCACCTTCTTCCGCTACTTCGCCTCCAAGGAGGACGCCGCCTTCTTCGTGTCGCGGCTCGCGGAGTCGCACTTCGTCGACACCGTACGTGCCCGCCCGCCCGAGGAGGCGCCCCTGGACGCGCTGCGCCTGGCCCTCTCGGAGAGCTGGAACACCATCGGAGGGGCCGTCGAGCAGCTGATCCCGCTCGAGCTGCACATGCGGTTCTACCGGGTGATCGAGTCGACGCCCGCGCTGCTCGCCGCCCATCTGCGCCGCGCCACCGAGCTGGAGGAGGAGATCGCCCGCGTCGTCGCCGACCGCGAGGGCCTCGACGTGGACGCGGACCCGCGGCCCCGCGTGGTCGTGGCCGTCTTCGGGGCGGTGATGCGGGTGACCGAACGGATCTGGTCGGCGCGGGACGACGCCGGCCTCGCGGCGCTGCGGGACCTGACGGCCTCCTACCTGGATCAGGTGGCACCCGCGCTCACCGGGGACTGGCACGAAACGTGA
- a CDS encoding RICIN domain-containing protein yields MIGAVVAGLIGPEPPSDGPLPGTSAVADSYDGFDADAAEQLRQDQCLMAGALRLGGPEMGDVAQTALNQTPEQLHVAADQEYWNDTPLALAYVKDRELIDLESATLDPRVQAWQDALSGLSTPGGFKSVTDFSWPPGSGGGADFFDQVGYSTWLGEQWWKEEARFYEDPSAKADDATVKAVTDLGTPLYGDAVYDPSMSSEEWALAVEQEHAFDDLLTGDLFSGMREDDARLFLSVGGFPSSPPEPGSLAFRLAVEDLKTRFAACTWTNPIDPGKVLGQEVATASVEWQREVAEQAIPRNQIIDANRDATKALATGAKALGEMLGQSWTADHLARWQDYWSPGGAGWIGDSPMIVHIHAASDKCLEVAGNSKADGAVVQMYTCNGGANQKWRVDGDSLVNVNSGKCLDVNRDGTADGTRIQQWTCKQNGAQGWEFTPNRTTHLRNTGSGKCLDLHTYANSQDAWLWQCNGTDPQKFDIVASGHNGTDALDYPTSGQFTQATKGITNARAKAAEQLGVIRR; encoded by the coding sequence GTGATCGGCGCCGTGGTCGCCGGACTCATCGGCCCCGAACCCCCTTCCGACGGCCCTCTGCCCGGCACCAGTGCCGTCGCCGACAGCTACGACGGTTTCGACGCCGACGCCGCCGAGCAACTGCGGCAGGACCAGTGCCTGATGGCCGGTGCACTGCGGCTCGGCGGCCCGGAAATGGGCGACGTCGCCCAGACAGCCCTGAACCAGACTCCCGAACAACTGCACGTCGCAGCAGACCAGGAGTACTGGAACGACACCCCTCTGGCGTTGGCCTACGTCAAGGACAGGGAGCTCATCGACCTGGAGAGCGCGACGCTGGACCCGCGGGTGCAGGCCTGGCAGGACGCGTTGTCCGGTCTCTCGACTCCGGGCGGCTTCAAATCCGTGACCGACTTCAGTTGGCCGCCCGGCTCCGGCGGCGGTGCTGACTTCTTCGACCAAGTCGGCTACTCGACATGGCTTGGAGAGCAGTGGTGGAAGGAAGAGGCCCGCTTCTACGAGGATCCCTCCGCCAAGGCCGACGACGCGACCGTCAAGGCGGTCACGGACCTGGGTACCCCGCTCTACGGCGACGCCGTGTACGACCCCTCGATGTCGTCGGAGGAGTGGGCACTTGCCGTCGAGCAGGAACATGCCTTCGACGATCTGCTCACCGGTGACCTCTTCTCCGGCATGCGCGAGGACGACGCCCGGTTGTTCCTGTCCGTCGGCGGATTCCCCAGTTCCCCTCCGGAGCCCGGAAGTCTGGCGTTCCGTCTGGCTGTCGAGGACCTGAAGACACGGTTCGCGGCCTGCACGTGGACCAATCCGATCGACCCCGGCAAGGTCCTCGGCCAGGAAGTGGCAACGGCATCGGTGGAGTGGCAGCGGGAAGTCGCCGAACAGGCCATTCCCCGCAACCAGATCATCGACGCCAACCGGGACGCGACGAAGGCGTTGGCCACGGGCGCGAAGGCGCTGGGCGAGATGCTGGGCCAGTCCTGGACTGCCGACCACCTCGCGCGCTGGCAGGACTACTGGTCGCCGGGTGGAGCGGGCTGGATCGGGGACAGCCCGATGATCGTCCACATCCACGCCGCCTCCGACAAGTGCCTGGAGGTCGCGGGCAACTCGAAGGCCGACGGCGCCGTGGTGCAGATGTACACCTGCAACGGCGGCGCCAACCAGAAGTGGCGGGTCGACGGCGACTCGCTGGTGAACGTCAACTCCGGCAAGTGCCTGGACGTGAACCGCGACGGGACGGCCGACGGCACCCGCATCCAGCAGTGGACGTGCAAGCAGAACGGTGCCCAGGGCTGGGAGTTCACCCCCAACCGCACCACCCATCTGCGGAACACGGGCAGCGGCAAGTGCCTGGACCTGCACACCTACGCCAACAGCCAGGACGCGTGGCTGTGGCAGTGCAACGGCACCGACCCACAGAAGTTCGACATCGTGGCGTCCGGGCACAACGGGACGGACGCTCTGGACTACCCGACATCCGGTCAGTTCACCCAAGCGACCAAGGGCATCACGAACGCCCGTGCCAAGGCCGCCGAGCAGCTTGGCGTGATCAGGCGGTAG
- a CDS encoding helix-turn-helix domain-containing protein, translating into MANIQSLDPTASPLDYYGWELRRQREAHGLKQGQLGDIIFCTGSLIGQIETTKKVPTRDFSERVDAALGTDGLFSRLIGLVLRSQLPTWFQPYAEMEAKAAYISTYQAQLVYGLLQTEEYARAVLGVEGGNVDEMVAARLERQRILQRDQPPALWVILDEAALLREIGGPEVMRDQLAHLLGFAAAPWVQIQVLPLAVGQHAGMMGTFTLLRFDADPDLFYKDGYDCGHMTASPDVIKERSFGYARLQASALSPEDSARLITRVMEERYAVPHSTEQC; encoded by the coding sequence GTGGCCAACATCCAGTCCCTCGACCCGACCGCGTCCCCGCTCGACTACTACGGCTGGGAGCTGCGCCGCCAGCGCGAGGCCCACGGCCTCAAGCAGGGCCAGCTCGGCGACATCATCTTCTGCACCGGTTCGCTGATCGGCCAGATCGAGACCACGAAGAAGGTCCCGACGCGGGACTTCTCCGAGCGGGTGGACGCCGCGCTGGGCACGGACGGCTTGTTCTCCCGGCTGATCGGACTCGTCCTGCGCAGCCAACTCCCCACGTGGTTCCAGCCGTACGCGGAGATGGAGGCGAAGGCGGCGTACATCTCCACGTACCAGGCGCAGTTGGTCTACGGGCTGCTGCAGACGGAGGAGTACGCGCGGGCAGTGCTCGGCGTCGAGGGCGGCAACGTGGACGAGATGGTCGCCGCCCGGCTGGAACGCCAGCGCATCCTCCAGCGCGACCAGCCGCCCGCACTGTGGGTCATCCTGGACGAGGCGGCACTGCTGCGCGAGATCGGCGGGCCGGAGGTCATGCGCGACCAACTCGCCCACTTGCTGGGGTTCGCGGCTGCCCCCTGGGTTCAGATCCAGGTCCTTCCCCTTGCCGTGGGCCAACACGCGGGCATGATGGGTACGTTCACGCTGCTGAGGTTCGACGCCGACCCTGACCTCTTCTACAAGGACGGCTACGACTGCGGGCACATGACCGCCAGTCCGGACGTGATCAAGGAACGTTCATTCGGCTACGCTCGGCTGCAAGCCTCAGCCCTCTCCCCCGAGGACTCGGCGAGACTGATCACCCGCGTGATGGAGGAACGCTATGCGGTCCCGCACAGCACTGAGCAATGTTGA
- a CDS encoding GNAT family N-acetyltransferase: MSPVRRAAADDAEEVLRLRQVMIDAMSPDSPTDWQAASLPALRDRLAGPDGGFAAFVVDHPERPGALAALVVGTLEYRIGGPGRPGGLLGYVFSVATDPDARRRGYARACMDELLAWFRERGAGHVMLTASPDAEPLYASMGFTRDATPSMRLYL, from the coding sequence ATGAGTCCCGTACGCCGTGCCGCGGCCGATGACGCGGAGGAAGTGCTCCGTCTGCGTCAGGTGATGATCGATGCGATGAGCCCCGACTCGCCCACCGACTGGCAGGCCGCTTCCCTGCCCGCGCTGCGGGACCGGCTGGCCGGCCCGGACGGGGGGTTCGCCGCGTTCGTCGTCGACCACCCGGAGCGGCCCGGCGCCCTGGCGGCGCTGGTGGTGGGGACGCTGGAGTACCGGATCGGCGGGCCGGGCAGGCCGGGCGGGCTGCTCGGGTACGTCTTCAGCGTGGCCACGGACCCGGACGCCCGGCGTCGCGGGTACGCGCGCGCGTGCATGGACGAGCTGCTGGCCTGGTTCCGCGAGCGCGGCGCCGGGCACGTCATGCTCACGGCCTCCCCCGACGCCGAGCCCCTGTACGCGTCGATGGGCTTCACGCGCGACGCGACCCCCTCGATGCGGCTGTACCTCTGA
- a CDS encoding aldo/keto reductase, with the protein MTDSRIPTARLGDGGPEVGIQGLGCMGMSFAYGPSDADASRATLERALELGVTLYDTADAYGDGDNERFLAPFFAAHRDEVVVATKFALSIPPDDPTRRIIRNDAPYVREAVEASLRRLDLDAIDLYYMHRRDVNVPIEETVAVMADLVREGKVKHLGLSEVTGEELRAAQAVHPIAAVQSEWSLFSRDIEAGVVPAARELGVALVPYSPLGRGFLTGSFANAEQDLTDGDFRRQQPRFTGDNAAANAALLDPVRTVAEAHDATLGQIALAWVQQRAEVHGLPVIPIPGTRKPTRVEENTAATGIVLTEAELSLLEPIADKVAGDRYADMTFTSAGRE; encoded by the coding sequence ATGACCGACAGCAGGATCCCGACGGCACGGCTCGGCGACGGCGGCCCGGAGGTGGGCATCCAGGGCCTCGGCTGCATGGGCATGAGCTTCGCGTACGGCCCCTCGGACGCCGACGCCTCGCGCGCCACCCTGGAACGGGCCCTGGAACTGGGCGTCACGCTCTACGACACGGCCGACGCGTACGGCGACGGCGACAACGAGCGCTTCCTCGCGCCCTTCTTCGCCGCGCACCGCGACGAGGTCGTCGTCGCGACCAAGTTCGCCCTGTCGATCCCGCCCGACGACCCGACCCGGCGGATCATCCGCAACGACGCGCCGTACGTCCGAGAGGCGGTCGAGGCCAGCCTGCGCCGCCTGGACCTCGACGCGATCGACCTCTACTACATGCACCGGCGCGACGTGAACGTGCCGATCGAGGAGACCGTCGCCGTCATGGCCGACCTGGTCCGCGAGGGCAAGGTCAAGCACCTCGGGCTGAGCGAGGTGACGGGCGAGGAACTCCGGGCGGCGCAGGCGGTGCACCCGATCGCCGCCGTGCAGTCGGAGTGGTCGCTGTTCAGCCGGGACATCGAGGCGGGCGTGGTACCGGCCGCCCGCGAACTCGGCGTGGCCCTCGTCCCGTACTCGCCGCTCGGCCGGGGCTTCCTCACCGGCTCCTTCGCCAACGCCGAACAGGACCTCACCGACGGTGACTTCCGCCGCCAGCAGCCCCGCTTCACCGGCGACAACGCGGCGGCCAACGCGGCCCTCCTCGACCCGGTCCGCACCGTCGCCGAGGCCCACGACGCCACCCTCGGCCAGATCGCTCTGGCCTGGGTCCAGCAGCGCGCCGAGGTCCACGGCCTGCCGGTGATCCCGATCCCGGGCACCCGGAAGCCGACCCGGGTGGAGGAGAACACGGCGGCGACCGGCATCGTCCTGACGGAGGCCGAGCTGTCCCTGCTGGAGCCGATCGCGGACAAGGTCGCGGGGGACCGCTACGCGGACATGACGTTCACGTCAGCCGGACGGGAGTAG
- a CDS encoding serine hydrolase domain-containing protein, protein MSLKSLALIENWPVPTTAAGVVRADGTALGTHGPVDHRFPLASVTKPLAAYAALVAYEEGAIELDEPAGPPGATVRHLLAHTSGLAFDEHRVTAPPGDRRLYSNAGFEQLGDHIAKAADMPFAEYARQAVLEPLGMAHTSLDGSPAKDGVSTVGDLLRFAAEVQAPRLLDPRTVAEAMTVQYPGTKGVLPGYGHQNPNDWGLGFEIRDGKSPHWTGASSSPRTFGHFGQSGTFLWLDPDAALACVALTDRAFGPWAVEAWPPFTDAVLAEVRG, encoded by the coding sequence ATGTCCCTGAAGAGCTTGGCGTTGATCGAGAACTGGCCGGTTCCCACCACGGCGGCGGGCGTCGTACGGGCCGACGGCACGGCCCTGGGCACCCACGGCCCCGTCGACCACCGCTTCCCCCTCGCCTCGGTCACCAAGCCGCTGGCGGCGTACGCGGCGCTGGTGGCGTACGAGGAGGGCGCGATCGAGCTGGACGAGCCCGCCGGTCCGCCCGGGGCGACGGTCCGCCACCTGCTCGCCCACACCTCGGGCCTGGCCTTCGACGAACACCGGGTGACGGCCCCGCCCGGGGACCGCCGGCTGTACTCCAACGCCGGTTTCGAGCAGCTCGGCGACCACATCGCGAAGGCGGCGGACATGCCGTTCGCCGAGTACGCGCGGCAGGCCGTGCTGGAGCCGCTGGGCATGGCGCACACCTCCCTTGACGGCTCCCCGGCGAAGGACGGCGTGTCCACGGTCGGGGACCTGCTGCGCTTCGCCGCCGAGGTCCAGGCACCGCGGCTGCTGGACCCGCGCACGGTCGCCGAGGCGATGACGGTCCAGTACCCGGGCACGAAGGGCGTCCTGCCGGGCTACGGCCACCAGAACCCCAACGACTGGGGTCTCGGCTTCGAGATCCGCGACGGCAAGTCCCCGCACTGGACGGGCGCGTCCTCCTCGCCCCGCACCTTCGGGCACTTCGGCCAGTCCGGTACGTTCCTGTGGCTCGACCCGGACGCCGCACTCGCTTGCGTGGCGCTCACCGACCGGGCGTTCGGCCCCTGGGCGGTCGAGGCGTGGCCGCCGTTCACGGACGCCGTGCTGGCGGAGGTACGGGGCTGA
- a CDS encoding alpha/beta hydrolase family protein, protein MTSFDTSPQLNVWRALLALAVVFVMLATTGWTALRNHRGPTALEASVTAWEHGRMDGRRLPDAQAAPARLARFFASLTERQRASLARRYPLAVGNMNGAPVQLRYLANRAALHKARSVERTRVHDERLSPAGQREAGRRVHNYDALLDPDRHVLAFDPAGSGKVAEVFGDLNRADRVSVVVPGVDTELLTFQRTDRKKYAAPVGMAESLYAAERAASPGTGTAVIAWADYTSPSGLGMEAATANRAEHGAVRLNALLRALPGRAPVSLFCHSYGSVVCGVAADSLPGRVTDIAVAGSPGMRAETASRLDTSARVWAMRDADDWIQDVPYLEVGGLGHGADPVSAAFGARVLSARDAQGHSGYFVPGTDSLRNFAGIGVGAYRTVACAGEGDTCRAGLSVATAAGRA, encoded by the coding sequence GTGACTTCCTTCGACACCTCCCCGCAGCTGAACGTCTGGCGCGCACTGCTCGCCCTGGCCGTGGTGTTCGTGATGCTGGCGACCACCGGCTGGACCGCCCTGCGCAACCATCGGGGCCCGACGGCACTCGAAGCGTCGGTCACGGCCTGGGAGCACGGCCGGATGGACGGCCGGCGGCTTCCCGACGCGCAGGCGGCGCCCGCCCGGCTGGCCCGCTTCTTCGCCTCGCTCACCGAACGCCAGCGCGCGAGCCTCGCCCGCCGCTACCCCCTGGCCGTCGGCAACATGAACGGCGCCCCCGTCCAGCTGCGCTACCTCGCCAACCGCGCCGCCCTGCACAAGGCCCGGTCGGTGGAGCGCACGCGCGTGCACGACGAGCGGCTGTCCCCGGCCGGTCAGCGCGAGGCCGGCCGGCGCGTGCACAACTACGACGCGCTGCTCGACCCCGACCGGCACGTCCTCGCCTTCGACCCGGCGGGCTCGGGCAAGGTCGCCGAGGTCTTCGGGGACCTGAACCGCGCCGACCGGGTGTCCGTCGTCGTGCCCGGCGTGGACACCGAACTGCTCACCTTCCAGCGCACCGACCGCAAGAAGTACGCGGCGCCCGTCGGCATGGCCGAGTCGCTGTACGCGGCCGAGCGCGCGGCGAGCCCCGGCACCGGCACGGCCGTGATCGCCTGGGCCGACTACACCTCCCCCAGCGGCCTCGGCATGGAGGCCGCCACCGCCAACCGCGCCGAACACGGGGCCGTGCGGCTGAACGCCCTGCTGCGCGCGCTGCCCGGCCGGGCCCCCGTCTCCCTCTTCTGCCACAGCTACGGCTCGGTGGTGTGCGGGGTCGCCGCCGACTCGCTGCCGGGCCGGGTGACCGACATAGCGGTGGCCGGCAGCCCCGGGATGCGGGCCGAGACCGCCTCCCGCCTGGACACCTCCGCCCGCGTCTGGGCGATGCGGGACGCCGACGACTGGATCCAGGACGTGCCCTACCTGGAGGTCGGCGGCCTCGGACACGGCGCCGATCCGGTGTCCGCCGCGTTCGGGGCGCGGGTGCTGTCGGCGCGGGACGCCCAGGGGCACAGCGGCTACTTCGTCCCCGGCACGGACAGCCTGCGGAACTTCGCGGGGATCGGCGTTGGCGCATACCGCACGGTGGCCTGCGCCGGAGAAGGCGACACATGCCGGGCGGGTTTGTCCGTGGCGACGGCGGCCGGACGCGCGTAG
- a CDS encoding DUF4429 domain-containing protein, producing the protein MGDVLAGFHAAWEFESDSVLIRYERGIRTPKLFQALGERRVPLEAIEGVTLTPGRRGTVVLRVAPRAGADPLIEAAAGQLKESGDPYRLVLPAERETLAEYYADELRALLTGSGRSERYLVAAPEAPLHFKAYDGKAAFDGKAVSFRWSWTGASSAKWKAGDQSFPVTDLGGVEWRSPELLEGYLRLLPRDADASAAAPALPQADQDPAAVVFGLGYGPVHESLPFAAAVLAAVRERGASAPVPVPVPAPRRDPADIAERIRHLGELHQQGLVTDEEFSSKKAELLAEL; encoded by the coding sequence ATGGGTGACGTACTGGCCGGATTTCATGCCGCCTGGGAGTTCGAGTCCGACTCCGTGCTCATCCGTTACGAACGGGGGATTCGAACACCCAAGCTGTTCCAGGCCCTGGGGGAACGCCGTGTGCCCCTGGAGGCGATCGAGGGCGTGACCCTCACGCCCGGCAGGCGCGGCACCGTCGTGCTGCGCGTCGCACCGCGTGCGGGCGCCGATCCGCTGATCGAGGCGGCGGCCGGGCAGCTGAAGGAGAGCGGCGACCCCTACCGGCTCGTGCTGCCGGCCGAACGGGAGACGCTCGCGGAGTACTACGCCGACGAGCTGCGGGCCCTGCTGACCGGGTCCGGCCGGTCCGAGCGGTACCTGGTGGCCGCGCCCGAGGCGCCGCTGCACTTCAAGGCATACGACGGGAAGGCCGCCTTCGACGGGAAGGCGGTGTCCTTCCGGTGGTCGTGGACGGGCGCCTCGTCGGCGAAGTGGAAGGCCGGTGACCAGAGCTTCCCGGTCACCGACCTGGGCGGGGTGGAGTGGCGGTCCCCCGAGCTGCTCGAGGGGTACCTGCGGCTGCTGCCCCGCGACGCCGACGCGTCGGCCGCCGCCCCCGCCCTCCCCCAGGCCGACCAGGATCCGGCGGCGGTCGTGTTCGGGCTCGGGTACGGGCCGGTGCACGAGTCGCTGCCGTTCGCCGCGGCGGTGCTGGCGGCGGTGCGGGAGCGGGGCGCGAGCGCCCCGGTGCCGGTTCCGGTGCCGGCGCCCCGGCGGGACCCGGCCGACATCGCCGAGCGGATCCGGCATCTCGGGGAGCTGCACCAGCAGGGGCTGGTGACGGACGAGGAGTTCTCCTCGAAGAAGGCGGAGTTGCTGGCGGAGCTTTAG